A window of Rhodothermales bacterium genomic DNA:
CGGCCGACAGGCCCCAGCGGAAGCGGGACAACAGGCGCTCTTCGATGCCGGCTATCTCGGCAGGGGAACGGTCCGCGCACAGGATGATCTGCTTTCCACGCTGGTGCAGGTCGTTGAACAGGTGGAAGAACTGCTCCTGCGTCTTCTCCTTTCCGCCGAAGAACTGGATGTCATCCACGATCAGGACGTCAATCTGCCGGAACGTGGTGGTGAACTCACCCAGCGTATTGTTCTGGATGGCCTGAACGAAGCAGTTCGTGAAGGCCTCGGACGTCATGTACAGGACCTGCGTGCGCGGGTTGCTGCCGGCAATCTGGTTGCCGATGGCGTGGGCCAGATGGGTCTTGCCCAGTCCGACCCGTCCGTAGATCAGGAATGGATTGAAGCTCGTTTCGCCGGGCTGTTGCGCCACCGCTATTCCCGCGCTGCGAGCCAGTCGGTTGCAGTCGGCCTCGATGAAGGAGTCGAACGTGTAGTTCGCGTTGAGCGTCCGGGGAGCGGCGCCCGGCATGGATTCAGGACGGACCTTGAGGGGGGTGCCCGTGTCCGCCGCACCTCCATTCCGGCTCCCGTTTGCCGGGGCGGATGGCGCTTCGGTCCGCGTCCACGGGGCCACCTGTTCGTCGTCCATGCCGGCCAGCGCGGCCACGTCGGCCGTTGAGAACCGGACGGCAACCTGGGCGCCCGTCTGCGCGTTCAGTACGCGCTGCAATTCGGTCAGGTAGTTCTGTTCAATCCAGTCCCGATGGAAGTCGCTGGGGACTTCCAGTTCGACGTCCATGCCGCTGTCGGAGGCCACGGCCGAGAGCAGGGAGATGGGTTCGAGCCACGTCTGGAACGGTCGCGCTGCAATGACGCCTTGGAGTTCACGCTTGCAGTCCTGCCACAAAATATCAGTCGGCCGCTCCATCAATATCAGTTCGTCAAACGGGTGGGTGTGTTCGCTGTCTGGGGTACTTATGGTAGGGCTGAAATACCCCTGTGAGCAAGGAGATTACAGGGGGTATTTCTCCACACGTTCCACTTGTTATCAACACGGCCAATGTGGATAAAAACAGAAACGCGCCCTGGAGCCCAGAAGCGCGTTTCGTTGGCAAAAATGCCGAAATAACGCAACAGACGGTGAATTATTCTTCGTCCACGCCGAACCCCTTCAGAATCTCCGCAGCGTGATCGTTGGTTTTCGGGCGTTTATACACTTTTACGACCGTCCCGTCCTCATCGATCAGGAAGGTGGTCCGCTTGGTGCCCATGGAGACCCTTCCGTACAGGTTTTTCTGGCCATATGCACCGTACATGTTCAGCACGGATCGGTCCTCATCGGCCAGCAGCGGGAAGGGCAGTTCGTAGCTGTCAGCGAACCGCCGATGGCTCGCCACCGGGTCGTCCGACACCCCCACGATGTGGATGTCATGCTTCTTGAGCTTCCCGAAATTGTCCCGCAGGTTGCAGGCCTGTTTCGTGCAGCCGGGGGTGTTGTCCCGGGGGTAGAAATAGAGGGCCAGTTTCTTGCCCTTGTAATCGGCGAGGGAGATGGTCTTGCCATCCTGGGTCGTTCCGGAAAACGCCGGTGCCTTGTCTCCGACGTCCGGCATGGCGGGGGAGTCAGCCATGGGTAGATTGGGTTGGATTTGCTGTGGGTGATTCCATGCTACCGGCCACACCGGACCGGGTTTCAGAACGGCACGTCAACGGCCTCGGCCAGCCACTTCACCAACGGCCGACCCCGCTCCATGAGCTGCGCCACGTGCGGCACGACGTCCGGCGCCAGCACCTCGTCATCGGACATGGACCGGAAGGCGACGAAGTCCTTCCGCTTCAGGTCCTCGATTTCCGGGTGGTCCGGAGCGTATCCCTTGGGCGCGCGCACCAGCGAATCGCCGCCCCAGCGGAAGTTGGTTTCCCCACCGCCACTGTCCGGCGCTTTGCCTGAGCCCCCGAACACCGCATCCCGCGCCGCATGCCATGCCTCCGGATCGGCATCCATGGCTTCCCGGATGGCGCGCAACGCCGGGCCGTCCCCGCGCCACAATCCCATACCCACCATGCTCCTTCCGGGCTGGATGTGGAAATAGAACCCGGGCGCGACCCCGTCCTTCCCGCTGGCGTGCCGGAAACGGATGGCCGCCCACGTCTTGTAGGGCGTCTTGTTCTTCGAGAAGCGCGTATCCCGGTAAATCCGGAACAGCGATCCCCCCGAATCGCTCGGAATGGCGTGATAATGCGGGCTCAACCCGGCCACGAGCGGCCCGATGTCCTCAATGAAGCGGAACAGCGGCTGCCGGTACACCGCTTCATACCGCGCCTTGTTGGCCTGGAACCAGTCCCGGTCGTTGTGGGCTTCCAGGTCGGCCAGAAAATCGAAGAGTTCGGTCGTGATGTACGGGTTCATGACGGCAAGTTAAGGATCCGGCTCGCGAGTGGAAGGCTCAGCCTATGAACGTCCTGGACTGTTTGTGCGCCCCACGCCTGATATTGGCGTGAAACGAGGACGAGAATGGAATTATGGGCCATTTAAGCACGTTCCAGCTGATTGGCCACTGAACAGGGTGGCTGAGACTGGCCCGCAACCGTTACAATCTGGCGTAAAATCCCGGGTACATGGCGTGTAAGTGCACGAAAGTGGCGCAATTCGCGATGAACCTGGCGCGTAAATTCCAAGGCCGAATTGTGCAGCACACACGTGCGGCCGAAACACCCCGAATTTCGCGCCACCCATACAGGGTTAGGCGCCAGATTTAGGTAAAAACACGCCAGAATCCATCATATTCGCGCCATTCTTGCACGAATAAGTGCCACATTTCTAACGCGCTCGCCTGAATATCCGAGATGTTTTGCTCGAAAAAGCGCCATTACGCATTAAAAATGGCATCCGGAAGCGTGCGTGTATTCACGCCACAGTACTTTCGCGCCAGATCAGACGGAAGGGAAGGTGCGAAGCCCCTCACCGTACACAGACTGTTCCTGCGCCGAACCTCGCCACGTGTCCACATCCGATTCACCGGGCCGAACCGGATTCAAAATAATTGATGATGCGCGCGGCGGCGGCCGGTCCCACCACCTCCGCCAAGGTCCCTTCTCCCGCCTTGCGGATGCGCTCCACCGATCCGAACGCTTTCATGAGTTTGCGGGCCGTGGCCGGGCCGACGCCCTGGATGTCCTCGAGTTCGGTGTGCAGCGTGGTCATGGTGCGCTGCTTGCGCTGGAAGGTGACGGCGAAGCGGTGGGCTTCGTTGCGCACGCGCTGGAGCAACTGCAGCGAGGCACTGGCCTTCGGGATGAACCGGCTCTCGGTATCGCCCGGGAAAAACACCTCTTCCAGGCGTTTGGCCAGGCCGACGACCGGGAATTTCCCGTAGGCCTCCACGTCCACGAGCGCCTGCACGGAGCTCGACAGCTGCCCCTTGCCTCCGTCAATGACCACCAGGTCGGGCCAGGGGCCATTCTCCTCTACCATCTTGCCGTACCGGCGCCCCACCACTTCCTTCATGGCCAGGAAGTCGTCGCTTCG
This region includes:
- the bcp gene encoding thioredoxin-dependent thiol peroxidase translates to MADSPAMPDVGDKAPAFSGTTQDGKTISLADYKGKKLALYFYPRDNTPGCTKQACNLRDNFGKLKKHDIHIVGVSDDPVASHRRFADSYELPFPLLADEDRSVLNMYGAYGQKNLYGRVSMGTKRTTFLIDEDGTVVKVYKRPKTNDHAAEILKGFGVDEE
- a CDS encoding DUF2461 domain-containing protein gives rise to the protein MNPYITTELFDFLADLEAHNDRDWFQANKARYEAVYRQPLFRFIEDIGPLVAGLSPHYHAIPSDSGGSLFRIYRDTRFSKNKTPYKTWAAIRFRHASGKDGVAPGFYFHIQPGRSMVGMGLWRGDGPALRAIREAMDADPEAWHAARDAVFGGSGKAPDSGGGETNFRWGGDSLVRAPKGYAPDHPEIEDLKRKDFVAFRSMSDDEVLAPDVVPHVAQLMERGRPLVKWLAEAVDVPF
- the dnaA gene encoding chromosomal replication initiator protein DnaA, with the protein product MERPTDILWQDCKRELQGVIAARPFQTWLEPISLLSAVASDSGMDVELEVPSDFHRDWIEQNYLTELQRVLNAQTGAQVAVRFSTADVAALAGMDDEQVAPWTRTEAPSAPANGSRNGGAADTGTPLKVRPESMPGAAPRTLNANYTFDSFIEADCNRLARSAGIAVAQQPGETSFNPFLIYGRVGLGKTHLAHAIGNQIAGSNPRTQVLYMTSEAFTNCFVQAIQNNTLGEFTTTFRQIDVLIVDDIQFFGGKEKTQEQFFHLFNDLHQRGKQIILCADRSPAEIAGIEERLLSRFRWGLSADVQPPDLETRTAILQSHCQRTGLDLAPDVIDYIAYNVKDNIRLLEGAFNRLFALNRITNQELDLAFVQNALQDLIETRVRKTISATQIRDIVAEYYHLDPNVMIGKSRKRPIVDARQVAMHFCKHMTQLSLEAIGRHFGGRDHSTVIHACKAIQARLDTDSRFTNELKDVERLLAQRVLH